The following are encoded together in the Montipora foliosa isolate CH-2021 chromosome 12, ASM3666993v2, whole genome shotgun sequence genome:
- the LOC137980327 gene encoding ryncolin-2-like gives MSKPQCNVNNNFYAGPHCCKKIEQQLTEIKEAIAALKTNQTGGSYDKVFKNCADVYNSGEKINGVYKIDPDGLGEFEVYCDHKTAGGGWTVFQKRQDGSVDFFRAWDAYKRGFGNLNGEFWLGLDKIHRLTVSSSNKLRVDLEDIHGNTAFAEYSSVTVASERAKYQLSLGTYSGTARDSLGYHRGQAFSTKDRDNDNYSANCASSYKGAWWYKSCHYSNLNGLYLNGKTDGSGMTWYYWKNSHYSVKRSEMKIRPQNF, from the exons ATGAGTAAACCCCAATGTAACGTGAATAACAACTTTTACGCCGGACCACACTGCTGTAAGAAGATCGAGCAGCAACTCACTGAAATCAAAGAAGCAATCGCTGCGCTCAAAACAAACCAAACTGGCGGCTCTTATGACAAAG TCTTCAAGAACTGCGCCGATGTTTACAATTCTGGCGAAAAGATCAATGGCGTGTACAAAATCGACCCCGATGGTTTGGGAGAATTTGAAGTGTACTGTGATCACAAAACGGCTGGCGGAGGATGGACGgtctttcaaaaaagacaagacGGCTCCGTAGATTTCTTCCGCGCGTGGGACGCCTACAAACGAGGCTTTGGTAATCTAAATGGTGAGTTTTGGCTTGGACTGGACAAGATTCATCGCCTGACTGTAAGCAGCAGCAACAAGCTTCGAGTGGACTTGGAAGACATTCATGGAAATACAGCATTTGCCGAGTACAGTTCAGTTACAGTGGCAAGCGAGCGAGCAAAATACCAGCTGAGTTTGGGGACATATTCAG GCACGGCACGTGATTCCCTTGGCTATCACCGCGGCCAAGCGTTTAGCACCAAGGATCGCGATAATGATAACTATTCAGCCAACTGTGCATCAAGCTATAAAGGTGCCTGGTGGTACAAGAGCTGTCACTACTCCAACCTGAATGGTCTGTATCTTAATGGCAAGACCGATGGAAGTGGAATGACCTGGTATTATTGGAAAAATAGTCACTACTCTGTCAAGCGGTCTGAGATGAAAATACGACCACAGAACTTTTAA
- the LOC137980587 gene encoding uncharacterized protein — protein sequence MSSPCEPLPAQPENEAAPAEACEEKRATHVYTAVLAEPLIDMSRYETWLKLIRGTAYVLRAVKLFKTKSRSCERELSADEVRQAEIKCCMWVQEVVYNEEFEKLKAGEVLPSNSRLLKLDPYYDRDDQVLRVGGRLQFADLPEQSKHQIILPHGHPEVAKMVQDVHKNMLHAGTETILSTLRQKVWLTQGRREVKRVIRRCVACQRQRVGPCAQKMGQLPEERISCSRASAHVGTDFVGPLYVKEDLNIKKAYVCIFTCASSRMVHLEITHSLTTDEFLQAFSRMTSRRGLCHTVWSDNAQTFNAASREIQKLYDEPTTESQRMWSTLDQDQIKSEFSSRGIKWKFITERSPWRGGWWERFCRAIKEPLRKVLGRALLTFSELNTFLVRIEGIINSRPLTAVSDDCRDPLPITPAHLAIGRPINQLPERKESSLEETSKRTVERYLYLQRLLNHYWKRWKQEYLHLLSVRNKWHKEIPSIRVGDIVLISDDNVPRTKWPLDKVERVYPGNDGLVRTATVRAHNSFYNRPVQRLHKLEIESAASQVSPEAEDPVHGGEKPQTNTVNAASIPVSKPKLSVVLPEGGQGGENVTTRTRSRRVIKKPERLDL from the coding sequence ATGTCTTCGCCTTGTGAACCACTACCCGCTCAACCCGAAAACGAGGCTGCTCCCGCCGAAGCTTGCGAGGAAAAAAGAGCTACCCATGTGTATACAGCAGTCCTTGCAGAACCACTGATTGATATGTCACGCTACGAGACATGGTTAAAGTTGATTCGAGGAACTGCTTATGTATTGAGAGCGGTCAAATTGTTTAAGACTAAGTCTAGGTCTTGTGAAAGGGAACTGTCAGCGGACGAGGTGAGGCAAGCCGAGATTAAATGTTGTATGTGGGTGCAGGAAGTGGTCTACAACGAAGAATTCGAGAAACTGAAAGCTGGAGAGGTACTTCCCAGTAACAGCCGCCTCCTGAAACTGGACCCTTATTATGACAGAGATGATCAGGTATTAAGAGTTGGTGGGAGACTACAGTTTGCTGATCTTCCCGAACAGAGCAAGCATCAAATAATCTTGCCTCATGGACATCCTGAAGTTGCCAAGATGGTGCAAGATGTACATAAGAACATGTTGCATGCTGGTACAGAAACGATATTATCAACTTTAAGGCAGAAAGTTTGGCTAACTCAAGGAAGACGTGAGGTTAAACGTGTTATCAGAAGATGTGTAGCTTGCCAAAGACAACGAGTTGGACCTTGTGCCCAGAAAATGGGTCAGCTGCCAGAGGAGAGAATTTCCTGTTCACGAGCTTCCGCGCATGTTGGAACTGATTTTGTGGGACCACTGTATGTGAAAGAAGATTTAAACATTAAGAAAGCATACGTGTGCATTTTCACATGCGCATCATCTCGTATGGTTCACCTGGAAATTACACATAGTTTGACAACTGATGAGTTCCTTCAAGCTTTTAGTCGCATGACGAGTCGCAGAGGTCTTTGCCATACAGTGTGGTCAGACAATGCACAAACCTTCAACGCAGCAAGCAGGGAAATTCAGAAATTATACGATGAACCCACTACTGAAAGTCAAAGAATGTGGAGTACGCTAGATCAGGATCAAATCAAGTCAGAGTTCTCATCGCGAGGGATCAAGTGGAAATTCATCACAGAGCGTTCCCCATGGAGAGGTGGATGGTGGGAACGATTTTGCAGAGCGATAAAAGAACCACTGCGTAAAGTCCTTGGAAGGGCACTTCTCACCTTTTCTGAGCTAAACACGTTTCTGGTCAGAATCGAAGGTATCATTAACTCGCGGCCGTTGACCGCAGTAAGTGATGATTGCAGAGACCCGTTACCTATTACGCCTGCTCATCTTGCAATTGGTAGGCCAATTAATCAGTTaccagaaaggaaagaaagtagCTTAGAGGAGACCAGTAAGAGAACTGTCGAAAGGTATCTCTACCTGCAGAGACTACTCAATCACTACTGGAAGCGTTGGAAACAAGAGTACCTACATCTCCTATCGGTAAGAAACAAGTGGCATAAAGAGATCCCTTCTATTCGAGTAGGCGACATTGTACTTATTTCTGACGACAATGTGCCGCGCACCAAATGGCCGTTGGATAAAGTTGAAAGGGTTTATCCAGGTAACGACGGACTTGTACGGACCGCTACAGTTAGAGCGCATAACAGTTTCTACAACAGACCCGTTCAACGTTTACACAAGTTAGAGATTGAGTCAGCAGCTTCACAAGTAAGCCCGGAAGCAGAGGATCCAGTCCATGGTGGGGAGAAGCCACAGACGAACACTGTTAATGCTGCAAGTATACCTGTTTCCAAGCCTAAATTGAGCGTTGTCCTCCCCGAAGGAGGACAAGGTGGGGAGAATGTTACAACCCGTACCCGTTCTAGAAGAGTGATAAAGAAGCCTGAGAGACTGGACCTATGA
- the LOC137980588 gene encoding uncharacterized protein, giving the protein MDFHKNSHLQGLTLADSYPRGSVQVDVLIGADHYYSFVTGVCKRGSSSESLVAVESCLGWIVTGQVNRQSRQTSSMLTVVENGGVNETLKRFWELESIGIAEIEDPVMSQEEECAVADFNRGLNFDGHNYEVRLPWKRDPPKLESNYAQAFRRLESVERKLRQDPVKAMAYKTAINEYVAKGFEEEVPYQSDDNGTVRYLPHHAVFRDDKRTTKCRIVFDASAREGGEASLMDCILPGPPLQPNLASVLIRFRTHKICLIADIEKMFLQVKLAPEDRDVHRCLWRDLQPNEAPKVCRMQRLTFGVNASPFLAIATVHAHVNKYKEMSPYAVEEILQNMYVDDCLTGADTVDSTLKLQQEMSEITMTAAFNLTKWAELWLKGLHWNDPLDNDTKAKWLSWKSESLQLKDVTIPRCFGNGITQDSVVEVHGFGDASPNSYGAAVYIRIRDKQDNVSSQLVISKSRVAPMKKVSLPRLELLAAVVNARLLKFVVGALPMKVARVVRWSDSMVALHWIKG; this is encoded by the exons ATGGACTTCCATAAGAACTCTCATCTTCAAGGCTTAACTCTTGCAGATAGTTATCCTCGAGGTTCAGTTCAAGTGGATGTTCTTATTGGTGCAGACCACTACtactcatttgtgactgggGTCTGTAAGAGAGGTAGTTCCAGTGAGTCACTTGTTGCTGTAGAATCTTGCCTCGGCTGGATCGTCACGGGACAAGTAAACCGCCAATCAAGGCAAACTTCATCCATGCTGACAGTTGTAGAAAACGGAGGAGTTAACGAAACATTGAAAAGATTCTGGGAACTGGAATCAATTGGTATTGCAGAGATCGAGGACCCTGTTATGTCACAAGAGGAAGAATGTGCTGTTGCTGACTTCAATAGAGGATTGAACTTTGATGGACATAACTATGAGGTGCgactaccatggaaacgagaTCCTCCAAAGCTAGAAAGTAATTATGCACAAGCTTTCAGACGCCTGGAAAGTGTTGAAAGAAAGTTAAGGCAAGACCCTGTGAAAGCTATGGCTTACAAAACAGCGATCAATGAATATGTAGCGAAAGGTTTTGAAGAGGAAGTACCTTATCAGAGTGATGACAATGGAACTGTGCGGTACTTACCGCATCATGCTGTATTTCGTGATGACAAAAGAACGACAAAATGCAGAATCGTATTTGATGCTTCCGCACGAGAAGGAGGTGAGGCTTCCCTTATGGATTGTATTCTTCCTGGTCCTCCTTTACAGCCGAACCTTGCATCTGTACTGATTCGATTTAGAACACACAAAATTTGTCTCATAGCAGACATTGAAAAGATGTTTCTGCAAGTCAAACTAGCACCAGAGGACAGAGATGTTCACCGCTGCCTGTGGAGAGATTTACAGCCTAACGAAGCACCAAAGGTGTGCAGAATGCAGAGATTGACTTTCGGTGTGAACGCAAGTCCTTTCCTTGCAATTGCTACAGTCCACgctcatgtaaacaaatacaaagaaatgtcccCGTATGCAGtagaagaaattttacaaaatatgtatgTCGATGACTGCCTCACAGGAGCCGATACAGTAGATTCAACTTTGAAGCTTCAACAAGAAATGTCAGAAATTACGATGACAGCGGCATTCAATTTGACCAAGTGGGCAG aGTTGTGGTTGAAAGGATTACACTGGAATGACCCGTTAGATAACGACACTAAAGCAAAGTGGTTAAGTTGGAAGTCCGAGTCGTTGCAGCTAAAAGATGTGACTATCCCTCGATGCTTCGGAAATGGTATTACGCAAGACTCTGTGGTAGAGGTGCATGGTTTTGGAGATGCTTCCCCCAATTCGTATGGAGCAGCAGTGTACATTCGAATAAGAGACAAGCAAGACAATGTATCCTCACAGCTGGTAATATCGAAGTCCAGAGTCGCGCCCATGAAGAAGGTGTCACTTCCAAGGCTGGAACTTTTAGCAGCAGTTGTAAATGCCAGGTTGCTAAAATTTGTTGTAGGGGCTTTGCCAATGAAGGTGGCTAGGGTTGTGCGTTGGTCAGATAGTATGGTGGCACTGCATTGGATAAAAgggtag